A window of Chitinophaga sp. MM2321 contains these coding sequences:
- a CDS encoding methyltransferase domain-containing protein yields MNEASKRAAMPTGTNAVLDRRNIYNSNSNLLDIVKPGDAVLDVGCGSGSITIGISALVGAGGQVTGIDTSQHLIELAKQHSAGQSNINFEVADINTYLPEKKFNVITSARVLQWVDNPAPVIAKMIQLLDKDGCLTILDYNHEKIQWEPGIPESMQVFYTAFLRWRADAGMDNQIADHLAAIFEQQGLKAITINDLSEKAVKGDPAFAGDLDIWAKVAETRGLQLVKDNYITEELRLAAIADYRRWIDTTASSMTLYLLAVTARV; encoded by the coding sequence ATGAACGAAGCATCCAAAAGAGCTGCCATGCCCACGGGAACCAACGCTGTTCTCGATAGAAGAAATATTTATAATTCAAATAGTAACCTGCTTGATATTGTTAAGCCGGGCGATGCCGTGCTGGATGTAGGTTGTGGCTCCGGTTCCATTACTATTGGTATCAGTGCGTTGGTGGGAGCTGGTGGACAGGTTACTGGAATAGATACCAGTCAACATTTGATTGAGCTGGCGAAGCAGCATTCCGCCGGTCAAAGTAATATTAATTTTGAAGTGGCGGATATCAATACTTATCTCCCGGAGAAAAAATTTAATGTAATCACCTCCGCCCGCGTACTGCAATGGGTGGATAACCCGGCACCCGTAATTGCAAAAATGATACAGCTGTTGGATAAAGACGGCTGTTTGACCATACTGGATTACAATCATGAAAAAATCCAATGGGAACCAGGGATTCCTGAAAGTATGCAGGTATTTTATACCGCCTTTCTCCGGTGGAGGGCTGATGCCGGTATGGATAATCAGATCGCTGATCACCTCGCAGCAATCTTTGAACAGCAAGGACTGAAAGCGATCACCATAAATGATTTATCAGAAAAAGCGGTAAAGGGCGATCCGGCATTTGCAGGCGACCTCGATATATGGGCTAAGGTAGCCGAAACACGGGGCCTACAACTGGTGAAAGACAACTATATCACGGAAGAATTGCGGTTGGCTGCCATTGCAGATTACCGCCGGTGGATTGATACAACAGCCAGTTCCATGACATTGTATTTGTTGGCCGTAACAGCCAGGGTGTAA
- a CDS encoding amidohydrolase family protein, whose protein sequence is MKIDSHQHFWVYDPVKDAWIDDTMDVIKKDFSPEEVWPLMQENGIDGCVAVQADQSEQETRYLLGLADKHPFIKGVVGWIDFRAVDIAERLAYFSSFKNLKGFRHIVQAEPNDDFLLQEDFCRGISLLRKYGYTYDILIYPKHIKTALEFVKKFPDQPFIIDHLAKPFIKDQLVDDWKRDLKAFADLDHVSCKMAGLVTEADWHQWKLPDFEPYVTTVLDIFGTDRVMFGSDWPVCLTGASYSQVCAIVEESTAFLSPTEKAKLWGTNCSKIYRLSV, encoded by the coding sequence ATGAAAATTGATAGCCATCAACATTTCTGGGTCTACGATCCGGTGAAGGATGCCTGGATTGATGATACCATGGATGTTATAAAAAAAGATTTTTCTCCGGAAGAAGTATGGCCGCTGATGCAGGAAAATGGTATCGATGGATGCGTGGCCGTACAGGCAGATCAGAGCGAGCAGGAAACGCGGTACCTACTGGGACTTGCAGACAAACATCCTTTCATAAAAGGTGTAGTGGGATGGATTGATTTCCGGGCGGTAGATATAGCAGAAAGGTTGGCATACTTTTCATCTTTCAAAAACCTGAAAGGGTTCAGGCATATTGTGCAGGCAGAACCCAACGACGATTTTTTATTACAGGAAGATTTTTGCCGGGGAATTTCGCTGCTCCGCAAATATGGATATACCTATGATATATTGATTTACCCGAAACATATAAAAACGGCGCTGGAATTTGTAAAAAAATTCCCTGATCAGCCATTCATTATTGATCATCTTGCCAAACCTTTTATTAAAGATCAATTGGTAGATGACTGGAAAAGAGACTTGAAAGCCTTTGCAGACCTGGATCATGTGAGTTGCAAAATGGCCGGCCTGGTAACGGAAGCCGATTGGCACCAATGGAAGCTACCTGATTTTGAACCGTACGTGACCACTGTGCTGGATATTTTCGGAACAGACAGGGTAATGTTCGGAAGCGATTGGCCGGTATGTCTTACCGGTGCTTCCTACTCGCAGGTATGCGCTATTGTAGAAGAAAGTACTGCTTTTTTAAGCCCAACGGAAAAGGCTAAACTTTGGGGAACAAATTGCAGTAAAATTTACCGGTTGTCTGTTTGA
- a CDS encoding UxaA family hydrolase codes for MNSSKTNDFKGYLRKDGRKGIRNVVLVAYMVECAHHVAREITMHFRDQPVQLIGFGGCYPNAYADKIMNALCVHPNVGAVLLVSLGCESFNSKRLLENIEASGRPAKLIGIQVAGGTGVSIGSGVQFVTTALQEISKVPKVNFDIAELTVGVVCGGSDATSGITANPSVGKAFDMIVEKGGTALFENTGEMIGLEEIMSSRAVNPALAEELKKAVYKAAKYYSIMGHGSFAPGNAAGGLSTLEEKSMGAYCKTGSASIAGMIKPGDLPGKGGLYLMDIVPDGDPRFGFPNPNDSSEIVELIASGAHCVLFTTGRGSVVGAAISPVIKVCANPETFAHLRDDMDINAGKILNNEATLAEVGNEIFEKICSLIRGQKSCSERLGHQEFVLGYKTFEPIGPSCLP; via the coding sequence ATGAATTCATCAAAGACAAATGATTTTAAAGGTTACCTGCGTAAAGATGGCAGAAAAGGCATCCGCAATGTGGTGCTTGTTGCTTATATGGTAGAATGTGCGCATCATGTAGCCAGGGAAATTACGATGCACTTCCGTGATCAGCCGGTACAACTCATAGGATTTGGAGGTTGTTATCCCAATGCCTATGCCGATAAGATCATGAATGCATTGTGTGTACATCCTAATGTGGGCGCTGTATTGCTGGTGTCCCTGGGCTGTGAGAGCTTTAATAGTAAAAGGCTGCTGGAAAATATTGAAGCCAGTGGCAGACCTGCAAAGCTGATTGGTATCCAGGTGGCCGGAGGTACAGGGGTATCTATTGGCAGCGGCGTACAGTTTGTGACTACGGCCTTACAGGAAATCAGCAAAGTACCCAAAGTAAATTTTGATATCGCTGAATTAACCGTAGGCGTTGTCTGTGGCGGCAGTGATGCTACCAGTGGTATTACGGCCAATCCTTCGGTAGGTAAAGCATTTGATATGATCGTGGAAAAGGGTGGCACTGCACTTTTTGAGAATACCGGAGAGATGATAGGATTGGAAGAAATTATGAGCAGCAGGGCAGTGAATCCTGCACTGGCAGAAGAATTAAAGAAAGCAGTTTATAAAGCGGCGAAGTATTATTCTATCATGGGACATGGTAGTTTTGCGCCCGGCAATGCTGCAGGAGGACTAAGCACACTGGAAGAAAAATCAATGGGCGCTTATTGTAAAACAGGTAGCGCAAGCATAGCAGGTATGATCAAGCCCGGAGATTTGCCGGGAAAGGGAGGACTATACCTGATGGATATTGTGCCGGATGGAGATCCTCGTTTCGGGTTTCCGAATCCTAATGATAGCTCCGAAATAGTGGAACTGATTGCTTCGGGTGCGCATTGTGTTTTATTTACCACTGGCAGAGGGTCTGTAGTGGGCGCTGCTATTTCCCCGGTAATAAAGGTGTGCGCCAATCCTGAAACATTTGCGCATCTGCGGGATGATATGGACATTAACGCCGGTAAGATCCTTAACAACGAAGCTACTTTAGCTGAGGTTGGAAACGAGATCTTTGAAAAGATATGCAGTCTTATCCGCGGGCAAAAATCCTGTTCGGAAAGACTGGGACACCAGGAATTTGTGTTGGGTTATAAAACATTTGAACCTATAGGCCCGTCATGCCTGCCGTAA
- a CDS encoding UxaA family hydrolase: MEKLIKINPEDNVYVVRNSIQAGEQIALDGLTITFNEPLGIGHKVAAVHLAKGDKIIKFGVPIGSATTDIACGMHVHLHNMKSDYIPTYTLDHEFIKDK, from the coding sequence ATGGAAAAACTGATAAAAATTAATCCGGAAGATAATGTGTATGTGGTACGGAACAGTATACAGGCAGGGGAGCAGATCGCATTGGATGGGCTGACCATCACATTTAACGAGCCATTAGGGATTGGTCATAAGGTGGCGGCAGTACACCTGGCCAAAGGTGATAAGATCATCAAGTTTGGTGTGCCTATTGGATCTGCTACAACAGATATTGCCTGTGGCATGCATGTTCACCTGCATAATATGAAAAGCGATTATATACCAACTTATACTTTAGATCATGAATTCATCAAAGACAAATGA
- a CDS encoding L-rhamnose/proton symporter RhaT, protein MEQLLGILFHSIGGFSSASFYVPTYKVKRWAWQTYWITLGFVAWIIMPTIGGLLTTPDLSGILKSASTNSMLLTYLFGVLWGFGGLMAGLGLRYLGLSLGQSICLGVCAIVGTIVPAIMDHKIGMLFNTVPGAIISLGFLICVIGIILCGYAGVLKDRSLNEEEKTAAVKEFSAVKGLTLAVLGGIMSAFMALAINAGKPIAEAALLAGTQKVFVNIPIFVLALAGGFTTNFVYAMILSRRHKSFGDFVTLPKGLLLRNYLLSILSGLMWYGQYFFYGMGATKMGKYDFASWTLHMATIILFSNLWGLGLKEWKLVNRRTQIYLWAGIIMLIISVVFIGIGNHMAGTE, encoded by the coding sequence ATGGAACAACTGCTGGGTATACTTTTTCATTCGATAGGCGGCTTCTCTTCCGCCAGTTTTTATGTTCCTACTTATAAGGTGAAGAGATGGGCCTGGCAAACTTACTGGATCACACTGGGCTTTGTTGCATGGATCATCATGCCTACCATTGGCGGCTTATTAACTACGCCGGATTTATCGGGTATTCTGAAAAGTGCATCTACCAACAGTATGCTCCTGACTTACCTGTTCGGGGTATTATGGGGCTTCGGTGGTCTGATGGCCGGTCTGGGCCTTCGTTACCTGGGGCTCTCACTGGGACAGTCAATTTGCCTGGGTGTATGCGCCATTGTAGGCACTATTGTACCCGCTATTATGGATCATAAGATCGGGATGCTTTTCAATACGGTTCCCGGCGCCATTATTTCCCTGGGATTCCTGATATGCGTGATCGGTATCATCTTGTGCGGATATGCTGGTGTACTGAAAGACAGATCGCTTAATGAAGAAGAGAAAACAGCAGCGGTAAAAGAATTTTCCGCGGTGAAAGGATTAACATTAGCCGTATTAGGTGGCATCATGAGCGCATTTATGGCGCTGGCTATCAATGCCGGCAAACCCATTGCGGAAGCGGCTTTGCTTGCAGGCACCCAAAAGGTGTTTGTCAACATTCCGATTTTTGTACTGGCACTGGCCGGAGGATTTACCACCAATTTTGTATATGCCATGATACTGAGCCGCAGGCATAAATCATTTGGTGACTTTGTTACGTTGCCCAAAGGTTTGTTGCTAAGAAATTATTTACTGTCTATCCTCAGTGGATTAATGTGGTACGGACAATATTTCTTTTATGGTATGGGCGCCACAAAGATGGGCAAGTATGACTTTGCCAGCTGGACGCTTCACATGGCTACTATTATCCTCTTCAGTAACCTGTGGGGATTGGGATTGAAGGAATGGAAACTGGTAAACCGCCGTACACAGATTTACTTGTGGGCCGGCATCATTATGCTCATTATATCTGTGGTATTTATTGGGATCGGCAATCATATGGCAGGTACGGAATAG